From a single Ciona intestinalis unplaced genomic scaffold, KH HT000120.2, whole genome shotgun sequence genomic region:
- the LOC100179257 gene encoding titin, producing MVAMVNSNHNNKEHRKKLQQYLKTSYVHHVIGNHEPHPPSPPTSPTPHKPGVRTENALLKLRMQYLKILLPQHLYGGRYFDATIMALPESDITLLVGHHYGVSQLVNSKTKMSSMFADFTVVKSVEVAPCLPDSRKTNVRVDFKDLPPLVLAMHPVSAQNFAFMISGYCRVHGNNEMMLTLPIADNLAPEYFGSHKVKPSLWNYPPNHASQAVFCDFSEPVTSTLICHEIPDEVRAMYQQSFIERETHQTSHTTDDEGVATPNTDLSPLSSASSMTSSAMTSSSSPSSGIGSVTSKNDKPTLDEVPAANDDNEWDELMVALYTDNELPHSPLSPPETNNETLDDNKQQIVSVSDQEDSFVENKDDVSSMEDYVVTHDRITPPENNAEVIQSLECNGDNNNGTIEETSTEFDGKDISKEIAVNITEETTYVSPTSSVGETQQKDEAVAVKRPRFSSFKPSSHENSLSPDPKLQENAITSDQLQARIDPLTLDVAGATFDIENEEIVTSPLPVTDLARDLQKKKRRSWISVSAKKSEGKKNKSFIRGLFSPSRSYALNRKNESETNSAKKWKFGNIFKSSPERGSRFFSFKAFSRRKRSHTLNTSATNSPEGNQVYSVFPTEEPGQLQRSFSVENVSLRPRAKPTNPRPVSFMTFLPLNGNGNVENVEDDETTPAPASPEMNDFSSKVKESEDLEIERKSAPAKPQRPSLQHSVDEVAEIIIPTSKKKKRAPMCLEDVVYHAGNEDQKLGRDSVKVEDCDVTVHETYVENVVETPVQHNEKQNEIMKQAVYENVAVETTVVVEKVHEEIVDEEKQIVEKQDFVEEPSYNVTMQQSESLDINSFEVDLDDDLTIDPTLNEVTMGRDESILVEEIFAYLDAPVDKSSYSLSSDGSSGEDRQLDLCEEHDTKEPDQLVQTTVLEKPVELVEKFENLETAVEKPEQQKVVESAESFVEKEETVGQTEFSFKKVPEEEQFVERQEFVEKENRVVETPESFVEKQNEIFDEEKLVESVVDVKKPQVVETADSVVEKPDSVVQTEFNESQEIVVEKETEIVEENPFVENQESPIENFHEEKEFVEKENQNVEKPGIMVKKQNEIVEEKKEFVKSQIIVTEKLLVAEKDIIDEEEQLVEKPKPFVEKDKKFNLEKQELMENHETAIPLVNGNKGLVGKMGQTKVHASLVGIQSSGDIPCDHSLDGKDCQEIDANNSDEQTPRRANDVINGPFISAKQVNSVNTTTSQTAELHEIIESETEKRNSKPTNVTPHAATLRPSYHSLISPRIFQHSKERKVFSSIKPPVMNSQRKTNGTGPRKISSVSVTRPVVPPKPSYL from the exons GCACTACCTGAATCTGACATCACGTTATTAGTCGGTCACCATTATGGTGTGAGTCAACTTGTGAATTCGAAAACCAAGATGTCGTCCATGTTCGCTGACTTCACCGTCGTTAAATCTGTTGAAGTTGCACCTTGTTTGCCCGATTCAAGAAAAACAAACGTTCGCGTCGATTTTAAAGACTTGCCA CCACTGGTTCTTGCCATGCACCCGGTATCTGCTCAAAACTTTGCGTTCATGATATCTGGATATTGTCGTGTCCACGGGAACAATGAGATGATGTTGACATTGCCGATCGCTGATAATTTGG CTCCTGAATACTTTGGTTCCCACAAAGTGAAACCTTCGTTATGGAATTACCCCCCAAACCACGCATCACAAGCTGTGTTCTGCGACTTCTCGGAACCAGTAACATCGACTTTAATCTGCCATGAAATTCCCGATGAAGTTCGAGCTATGtaccaacaaagtttcatCGAACGGGAGACGCATCAAACTTCACACACGACGGACGATGAAGGGGTGGCCACGCCCAACACCGATCTATCTCCGCTGTCGTCTGCATCgtcgatgacatcatcagctatgacatcatcatcatcaccGTCGTCAGGTATAGGTTCTGTAACATCGAAGAATGATAAGCCAACATTGGATGAAGTTCCGGCAGCGAACGACGATAACGAATGGGATGAGCTGATGGTGGCATTGTACACCGATAATGAGCTGCCGCATTCACCTTTAAGTCCTCCTGAAACAAATAACGAAACATTGGatgataataaacaacaaatagtCTCCGTTAGCGATCAAGAAGACTCCTTCGTTGAAAATAAAGATGATGTTTCCAGCATGGAAGATTATGTTGTCACACACGATAGGATAACACCTCCTGAAAATAATGCGGAAGTAATTCAGTCCTTAGAATGCAACGGTGATAATAATAATGGAACTATTGAAGAAACAAGCACTGAGTTTGATGGAAAAGATATTTCTAAAGAGATCGCAGTAAATATAACGGAGGAAACTACTTATGTGTCACCTACTTCATCAGTTGGTGAAACACAGCAAAAAGATGAAGCTGTGGCCGTTAAACGTCCGCGATTTTCATCGTTTAAACCAAGCAGTCACGAGAATTCTTTGTCACCTGACCCCAAGTTGCAAGAGAACGCGATAACAAGCGACCAGTTACAAGCTCGTATTGATCCGCTGACACTGGATGTCGCTGGTGCTACGTTTGACATCGAAAACGAagaaattgtgacgtcaccttTGCCAGTTACTGATTTAGCGAGAGATTTGCAGAAGAAAAAAAGGCGGTCGTGGATTTCTGTCAGCGCGAAAAAGAGCGagggtaaaaaaaataaatcttttatcCGAGGATTGTTTTCACCGTCAAGATCGTATGCTTTGAATAGGAAGAATGAAAGCGAAACCAACAGCGCGAAAAAATGGAAGTtcggaaatatttttaaatcttcaccAGAGCGCGGATCTCGCTTCTTCTCATTTAAAGCTTTTAGTCGCCGTAAGCGAAGCCACACACTCAACACGTCTGCAACAAATTCACCCGAAGGTAATCAAGTTTATTCAGTTTTCCCCACAGAGGAACCCGGGCAACTCCAGCGATCATTTTCCGTCGAAAACGTGAGTCTACGACCGCGTGCTAAACCAACCAACCCCAGACCTGTAAGTTTCATGACGTTTCTACCGCTCAACGGGAACGGGAATGTGGAAAATGTTGAGGACGATGAAACAACACCCGCTCCCGCATCTCCGGAGATGAACGATTTTTCTTCCAAGGTTAAGGAATCAGAAGATCTTGAAATTGAGCGTAAATCTGCTCCCGCGAAACCACAACGACCATCCTTGCAACATTCAGTAGATGAAGTTGCCGAGATAATCATCCCAACTTCTAAGAAGAAGAAGCGGGCTCCCATGTGTCTGGAGGATGTTGTTTATCATGCGGGAAACGAGGACCAAAAGTTGGGTCGCGATTCTGTGAAAGTTGAAGATTGTGACGTTACTGTGCACGAGACTTATGTTGAAAATGTTGTTGAAACACCTGTGCAAcataatgaaaaacaaaacgaaaTAATGAAGCAAGCGGTGTATGAGAATGTGGCAGTTGAAACAACGGTTGTTGTTGAAAAAGTTCATGAAGAAATTGTTgatgaagaaaaacaaattgttgaaaaacaagattttgtTGAAGAACCCAGTTATAACGTTACAATGCAGCAATCGGAATCACTTGATATAAACAGTTTCGAGGTCGATCTGGATGACGATCTTACGATTGATCCAACGTTGAATGAAGTTACAATGGGAAGAGATGAAAGTATTTTGGTCGAGGAGATTTTCGCGTATCTCGACGCACCCGTcgataaatcaagttacagtTTGTCGAGTGATGGTAGTTCAGGTGAAGATCGACAGCTTGATTTATGTGAGGAACACGATACTAAGGAACCTGATCAACTAGTTCAAACAACTGTACTTGAAAAACCTGTGGAACTTGttgaaaaatttgaaaatcttGAAACAGCCGTTGAAAAACCAGAACAACAGAAAGTTGTTGAAAGTGCGGAATCTTTTGTTGAAAAAGAAGAAACTGTCGGACAAACTgagttttcttttaaaaaagttccaGAAGAAGAACAATTTGTTGAAAGGCAAGAGTTTGTTGAAAAAGAAAATCGAGTTGTTGAAACACCCGAATCCTTcgttgaaaaacaaaatgaaatttttgaTGAAGAAAAACTTGTTGAAAGTGTAGTTGATGTTAAAAAGCCGCAAGTTGTTGAAACAGCTGATTCTGTTGTTGAAAAACCTGATTCTGTTGTTCAAACGGAATTTAATGAAAGTCAAGAAATTGTTGTTGAAAAAGAAACAGAAATTGTTGAAGAAAACCCATTTGTTGAAAATCAAGAATCTCCTATTGAAAATTTTCACGAAGAGAAAGAATTTGTTGAAAAAGAAAACCAAAATGTTGAAAAACCTGGAATTatggttaaaaaacaaaacgaaattgttgaagaaaaaaaagaatttgttAAAAGTCAAATAATTGTTACTGAAAAGCTACTAGTTGCTGAAAAGGATATTATTGATGAGGAAGAACAACTTGTTGAAAAACCTAAACCGTTTGTTGAAAAAGACAAGAAGTTTAATCTTGAAAAACAAGAATTGATGGAAAATCATGAAACTGCTATTCCACTCGTGAATGGTAATAAAGGAttagtggggaagatgggacaaacGAAAGTTCACGCAAGTTTGGTCGGCATTCAAAGCTCCGGTGATATCCCATGTGACCATTCACTTGATGGAAAAGATTGCCAGGAAATCGACGCCAATAATTCTGACGAACAAACACCGCGACgcgctaatgacgtcataaacggcCCATTCATTTCCGCCAAACAAGTGAATTCAGTCAATACCACTACGTCACAAACCGCGGAATTACATGAAATAATCGAAAGTGAAACTGAAAAGCGGAATTCCAAACCGACGAATGTTACGCCCCACGCAGCAACGTTACGACCTAGTTACCACTCCCTAATTTCGCCAAGAATTTTCCAACATTCTAAAGAAAGAAAAGTTTTCTCCAGCATCAAGCCGCCTGTAATGAACAGCCAACGCAAAACCAACGGTACAGGACCGAGGAAAATATCCAGTGTTTCTGTTACACGTCCTGTCGTGCCGCCCAAACCTTCGTATTTATAA